A window from Saprospiraceae bacterium encodes these proteins:
- a CDS encoding FecR domain-containing protein, translating to MNKLDSILKQNKDIKDFIVFDTDAEWNQLMQQVEGRHLAEKKSKISFINIIQSIAASMIVIVLFELTLKEPEPSRREVFAKENQNITLTDGSIISMMTGTNMDYPLHFRGQNERKIIFKGSATFDVRKSILPFVIYTKDLKTEVLGTKFIMSQKSDTSYIETLEGIVKVSEIKNPDKSITLHKGDKFKYAGGSFTDLNHVEPVKKAPTVIKPAKNPVVEKAPPVEQAAEPVKPEGSVYKLGSVLKDYLVKQNKKLIKIDKKFKFDPEQRVRINLSSDFNEIIKSLKSQGIIDTKPGDCLDCIIIIAPDSGK from the coding sequence TTGAATAAATTAGATTCCATATTGAAACAAAACAAAGATATCAAAGACTTTATAGTTTTTGATACTGATGCTGAATGGAATCAATTGATGCAGCAGGTGGAAGGACGTCATTTGGCAGAAAAAAAAAGTAAGATCTCATTCATTAATATCATTCAATCTATTGCAGCTTCAATGATAGTTATAGTACTTTTTGAGCTGACTCTAAAGGAGCCTGAGCCATCAAGAAGAGAAGTATTTGCAAAGGAAAACCAAAATATCACATTAACTGATGGTAGCATCATATCAATGATGACGGGTACAAATATGGACTACCCACTCCACTTCAGAGGACAAAATGAAAGAAAAATAATCTTTAAAGGAAGCGCAACATTTGATGTCAGGAAAAGTATTTTACCGTTTGTCATATATACCAAAGACTTGAAAACAGAAGTATTGGGTACTAAATTTATTATGTCACAAAAATCTGATACTTCATATATTGAAACATTGGAAGGTATAGTCAAGGTTTCAGAAATCAAAAATCCGGATAAATCTATTACGCTTCATAAAGGTGATAAATTTAAATATGCAGGAGGTTCTTTTACTGACCTTAACCACGTTGAGCCGGTAAAGAAAGCTCCAACCGTCATAAAACCTGCCAAAAATCCCGTTGTCGAAAAAGCACCACCAGTTGAACAAGCTGCTGAACCGGTAAAACCAGAAGGATCAGTATATAAGTTGGGTTCCGTGTTGAAAGACTATCTTGTCAAACAGAATAAAAAACTGATCAAAATCGACAAAAAATTCAAATTTGATCCTGAACAAAGAGTCAGAATAAATCTTAGCAGTGACTTTAATGAAATCATCAAATCCCTCAAATCACAGGGAATCATAGATACAAAACCCGGTGATTGCCTTGATTGTATTATCATTATAGCTCCGGATTCAGGGAAATAA
- a CDS encoding sigma-70 family RNA polymerase sigma factor produces the protein MHQKPFEEKTDFEIIFKEYFNPLVNFVNKYLENYENSREVVQSTFVKIWQYKNQIEIKTSVKAYLYQMTKNTMIDFIRSNKSMISASLVENEMLLLQDTTDEHLDPYIVRQAFELAMIDLKDKPREIFRLNKFEGLTYEEIADYLNISKRSVEDNVAKVSNHLKVKLKNHSYFFE, from the coding sequence TTGCACCAAAAACCATTTGAAGAAAAAACTGATTTTGAAATTATCTTCAAAGAATATTTCAATCCGCTTGTCAATTTTGTAAACAAGTATCTTGAAAATTATGAAAATAGCCGAGAAGTAGTTCAAAGTACTTTTGTCAAAATATGGCAGTACAAGAATCAAATTGAAATAAAGACATCTGTTAAAGCGTATTTATATCAAATGACAAAAAATACAATGATTGATTTCATCAGAAGTAATAAGTCTATGATATCTGCATCATTGGTTGAAAATGAAATGTTACTTTTGCAGGATACAACTGATGAACATTTGGATCCGTATATTGTTAGGCAGGCCTTCGAATTAGCAATGATAGATCTTAAAGATAAACCACGGGAGATATTCCGACTTAATAAATTTGAAGGCTTGACTTATGAAGAAATCGCAGACTATCTGAATATCTCTAAAAGAAGTGTGGAAGATAATGTTGCGAAGGTTTCAAATCATCTTAAAGTAAAGTTAAAGAATCATTCATATTTTTTTGAGTAA